The genomic stretch TGTTTCGGCGCGGTCGACAACGCGCGGGCCAAGGCGCCCAGGCGCTGCGCGTCGTCGCGTTCGGACTGCGGCGCGCGGGTCCGGTTCAGCGCGTCGAGCCAGCCGTCGGCGGCGGTCGCCGCGTCGGCGTAATCGCCGGCGGTGAACGCCGCATCGGCAAGCACCGCGAAGGCGCGGGCGCGATGCGCGGGCGGGGCGTCTTCGTCGTCGGCGACGGGACGGGCGAGGGCGATGGCGTCCTTCGCGCGCAGTCGTGCCGCGGCGATGCGCGCGTTCGCAATCGCGCTCAGGCGGGCATCGGCGCTGGTGGTTCCGTGGCGTTCCAGCGCGAAGACGTCGCCCCCGTCGGCGTCGTCCAGTGCCTGTTCGAAGGCGGGCGAAATGGCGGTGGCCGCCGGGGTCGCCGGCGGCTGGGCCGCCACACAGACGCCATGGGCGAGGAGAAGCGAAAAGGCCCACGGGGCCAAGCGGGGCGTGCTGGGGGTTGCCATGTTAGTATTTGTTGATCGGATATAAATTATTGTAAAACAGAAACTAATATGCGTGATACAGGAATGTCAATGGGCCTGGCGCGGCATGCGCGCGTGCTGCGCATCGCCGCGCTGGCGGCAGGCGCGTTCTATGTCATGGCGACCTTCGCCGCGATGCTGTCGCTGCATGGCTGGGGCGGGCGCTTCGTGGCCGCGACGCTGGAAGCCGGCGACATGCCGACGACCTGGGCGGCGTGCACGGCCATCGCGATCGCGCTGCTGATCGGCGCGGCGATGTTCGAACTGGCGCGGATGCTCGGCCGTGTCGGTCGCGAGCGCATGTTCTCGGCCGACGCCACGCGGCATTTCCGACGCTTCGCGCTGTGCTTCCTGCTCGCCACGCTGGCGCGCGCGGCGATGCCCGCCGTGGCGATGGCGGCGCAGTCGATTCCGCAGGGCGCGTTGCGGTTCCGTCTGGACGGCGGCGATCTGGTGACGTTGCTGGTCGCCGCGTTGTTCTGGCTGGTGGCGCGCCTGTTCGACGAGGCCGCGCGGCTCGAAGACGACAGCCGGTCCATCGTCTAGGAGCGCGGCATGGGAATCATCGTACGCCTGGACGTCATGCTCGCCCTGCGCAAGGTCCGCTCGAAGGACCTCGCGCAGCACATCGGCATCACCGAGTCGAACCTCTCCCTGCTGAAGTCGGGGAAAGTGCGCGGCATCCGCTTCGAAACGCTGTCGGCGATCTGCAGCTACCTGCAATGCCAGCCGGGCGACATCCTGGTGTTCGATCCGGAGGTGGAATCGGAGGCTGGCGATGATTGAGCGGCGCTTGCTGTCGTAGCGATCTGTGACGCTTCTTGTGGCTCTTGTAGCCCGGGTAAGCGCAGCGCACCCGGGATGGCGTGCGGGTCCCCGGGTGCGCTTCGCTTACCCGGGCTACAACAGCTTGCTCCGGATGCGCGCCACTCGCCGTCGGCCATGACGCGTCGGACACATGGATCCCCGCCTTCGCGGGGATGACGGATTCAGGGTGTCGTGTTAGAGCTTCACCCATGTGGCTCTTGTAGCCCGGGTAAGCGCAGCGCACCCGGGATGGCGCGCGGGTCCCCGGGTGCGCTTCGCTTACCCGGGCTACAACAGCTGCAACAGCGAAGAGCGGCGCTCAGCGCCCGCGGAACGCGTCCCAACCGACTTCGCTCGCCCCCGCGGGCGGCGTGAAGACGAACGTGGAATCCGGCAGCGTCGCGCGTTCCACCCACGACAGTTCGGCGGTGTAGCCGGGCAGGCCGGCGTCGCGCGTGTCGACGAAGGCGAGCTTGCACGGCAGGTGCTGCGCATCGGCGAAGACCTCCCACGCGATGCCCGCCTTCTTGTACGAGTAATGGGCGCAGCGGCGTCCGCCGACGAGCGCTTCGCCGGAATAGCTCGCACGTTCGGCGCCTTCGAGCATCCGCGCCTGGTCGTCCCAGGTGAACAGCTGCGCCAGCACCATGCGGAAACCGGTGCGCTGCTCGACGGTGGACACGAGCGTGGACAGCGTGCCGGGCGCCTGGATGCGCGCGTACTGCTTCTGCGCCGGCGAGAACACGGTGATGGTGCGGCCGTCGAACACGATGTCGCGATCGAACCCGATGCCGCGCATGGACGCATGCAGGTGGTCCGGCGCGCGCACCTGGTACTTCGCGGTGCCGGCGAAATCCTTGTACTGCCCCGACGCCAGCGGCGCGCGCGTCTTCACGTCGGCGGACACGGTGTATTCGCGCAGGCCGCGCAGTTTTTCGCCGATCTGCGACAACGCCCTGATGGCCTTGGGGTCGACTTCCGCCGCCTGCTGCGCACGCGCGGGCGACATTCCGGCCAGCGCGAGCGCCAGCGCGAAGGCGAGGGCGGGCAGCTTCATGGCGCTCTCCACATGCATCACCTGGACGTGCCCGCGGTCTGGGCGTCCTTCACCTCGACCCAGCTGCTGTCGGGGTCGAAGGCCTTCATCGATCGCGCGACCTGCTCGCCCTGCGGGCCGAGGTCCTTTTCGAAGACCTCGCCCTCGTGGCTGATCATGAAGCTCATCACGCCGGTGTCGCCGTACTTCGCCGGCCAGGCGACGAGCGCGAAACCGCGGCTCATCGCATCGCCGAGTTTGTAGTCGTACGCGCCGCCGGGCGCCGACGGCCCCTGCGCGGTGAGGATGCGGTAACGGTAGCCGTGCCATTCGCCGTTGGGCGTGTCGTCGCCGAACAGCGGGCCGAGCGGGCTTTCCTCGCCGTCGTCGTCCGCCCAGTACAGGCCGTCGTGCTGGCCGTCGCTGCTGACGAACTTCTGCGCGTACTCCAGCACGCCGTTGCCGTTGCGATCGGCGGAGGCGTAATCGACCTGCGCGTCGTGGTAGGCGAGCACGGCCTGTTCTGCCTCGCGTTCGTTGCGGCCGATGCGGCGCGCACGGATTTCCGGCTCGCCGGCTTTCACGTCGAAGGTCCACCCGCTTGCGCCCTTTACCAGCGGCACGGGCAGGGTCCACGCGTCGTTGCCGACGGCCAGCATCTGGTGCGTGGCGTCCTTCTGCACGAAGGCGTGCTTCTCGCGATAACGCGCGAGGAAGGCATCGACGTCTTCGCGATCGACGCTGCCACGCGGCACGACCTGCTCCCAGCTCGGGCCGAGCAGCGCGGTGAGTTTCGCCTCGTCGGCGGTCTTCGTGCCCAGTGCGGCGACCAGCGCTTGCGCGGCGGCATCGGGCGTGGGGAAGGGTTCCTGCGCGCTCGCCGGCCACGCCAGCGACAACGCGAGGACGAGCGGGAGCCAGCGGACGGATGCGCTCATGGGGTTCTCCTGCTCAACGGCGACGTCCGCCACCGCCGCGCATCGGCGGCCGCGAAGGACGGCTCATCTGGTGCCCGCCACCGCGCGAGGCGGCCGGACGTTGCGACTGCTGCATGCTGCGCTGGCCACGGCCGGCATCGCTGCGGGACATCGCGGGATTGCTGGCGCCGGCGAAGGCGCCGGAATTGCCCGCGCCTCGCGAACCGGCGTGCTGGTCGCGCGCGGCCTGGCGGGTGGAGGCGTTGTTCATGCCCGTATTGCCCGGGCGCTGGAAGTCGCCGCTGCCACGGTTGCCGGAGGAGAAATCGCGCGAGGCCTGGCCGGCGCGCTGCTGCGCCTCGCGGTTGCTCGCCGCCGGCGCTTCGAAGCCGCGCTGCTCCATCGACTGCCGTGCGCGGTCGCGCTCGGCATTGCGAGCCGGGTCGCGTCCACGGGCCGCATCGCGCTGTCCCGCGCCGTCCAGCTGCCGGCCGAACTGTTCGCGACTGGCGCTGTCGCGATACGGCACGCCGTCGCGATTGGCCGCGTTGTGCTGCCACTTGCCGTCGCGGCTGATCTGGTCGCGACCGGTTCCATCGCGGTTGACGTTGCGGTTCGAGTTGCGCTCGGTGTTGCGGTTGAACTCGTTGTAGCGGTCCACGTCGATGTCGATGTCGCTGTGGCCCCAGTCCAGGTCGCCCCACAACGCGCCGCCCACGGCCATGCCGATGCCGAAGCTGATCAGCGCGCCGCCCGGGTAGTAGTACGCCGGCGGCGGGTAGTAATACGGCGGATACGACGGCCACGCCCACGCGCCGTAGACGACGCTCGGGTTGTAGCTGGGCACGTAGACGACGTCCGGCTGCGCCGATTCGATCACGATCGTCTGCGGGGCCGCGGCGCCGGCCGTGCTGCCGGCGGGCGCGGGTTCCTTGGTGACCTTCTGCTGCTCGTTCGACTTGAGGTTGCCGGCGGCATCGGCCTGGCGGCGCAGTCGCTGCACCGATTCCATCACCGCATCAGGCTGCGCGAGGAATGCATCGCCCATGCGCTGCACCCATTTGGGATCCTGCCCGAGCACCGCCAGCAGCTGCGGGAACGCCACCAGCGACTGCACGCTCGGATCCCACGGCTGCGACGCGACCTGCTTCACCGCGTCCTCGCCCTTGGCGTCCTTGTGCGCCTTCGACCAGGCGACCGCGTCGTTGACGTCGCCGGGGTAGGTGGACGCCATCAGGATCTGCGCCAGCAATGCGTCCGGATACAGCGCGATCGGCGCCATCATCTGGTCGAGTTCCTCGCGGGTGAACGTGCCGGAGGACGCGGTGTTCGACGCCGCCGATGGCGTCGATGGCGCCTGCAGCGGCGAGGCGGCGACGTCGAGTGTCGCCAGCAACAATGCGGCGATGGCCGCGCGTAGCATCAGGATGCGCATGGAACCTCCACTGCGCGAAGGCGGGTGGGGGAGGTGGCCCGCCTTCGCGACGGCTGCGTCATTTGCCGGCCTGCACGCCCTTGTCGACGATGAGCTTCACCACGACCTTGCGCGCGCCCGCGTTGCTGCCGGTGCCCGCGTCGGTCGCCACGCCCATGCCGTCGCCGGCGCGCACGCGGCCCGGCTGGAGCCCGGCGTTCTGCTGCAGGTAACTGGCCACCGCGTTGGCGCGGCGCATGCTGAGCTTCTGGTTGGCTTCGGCATTGCCGGTTGAATCGGTGAAGCCCTGCAGCACGACCTGGTAGTCCTGGGTTTCCTTCGCCTTCGCGGCGAATTCGTCCAGGCTCGACTTGCCGGCGGCGTTGATCTTCGCGCTGCCCGAATCGAACAGCACCTCGGCCGTGGCCAGCGCCTCGTACTTGCCGAATTCGTTCATGCGCGCGGTGGTGGGCGCGAGCCCGGCTTCGACCTGCTGCGCGGTGCGGAAGTCCTCGGACTTGAAGGTCACCTCCGTCGCGTTGAAACCGCTGCCGGCGGCGACCGCGTCGACGGTCACCGGCAGGCCGGGCATCAGCGCG from Lysobacter auxotrophicus encodes the following:
- a CDS encoding helix-turn-helix domain-containing protein, which codes for MGIIVRLDVMLALRKVRSKDLAQHIGITESNLSLLKSGKVRGIRFETLSAICSYLQCQPGDILVFDPEVESEAGDD
- a CDS encoding DUF2950 domain-containing protein, with the translated sequence MSASVRWLPLVLALSLAWPASAQEPFPTPDAAAQALVAALGTKTADEAKLTALLGPSWEQVVPRGSVDREDVDAFLARYREKHAFVQKDATHQMLAVGNDAWTLPVPLVKGASGWTFDVKAGEPEIRARRIGRNEREAEQAVLAYHDAQVDYASADRNGNGVLEYAQKFVSSDGQHDGLYWADDDGEESPLGPLFGDDTPNGEWHGYRYRILTAQGPSAPGGAYDYKLGDAMSRGFALVAWPAKYGDTGVMSFMISHEGEVFEKDLGPQGEQVARSMKAFDPDSSWVEVKDAQTAGTSR
- a CDS encoding DUF2092 domain-containing protein, with the translated sequence MKLPALAFALALALAGMSPARAQQAAEVDPKAIRALSQIGEKLRGLREYTVSADVKTRAPLASGQYKDFAGTAKYQVRAPDHLHASMRGIGFDRDIVFDGRTITVFSPAQKQYARIQAPGTLSTLVSTVEQRTGFRMVLAQLFTWDDQARMLEGAERASYSGEALVGGRRCAHYSYKKAGIAWEVFADAQHLPCKLAFVDTRDAGLPGYTAELSWVERATLPDSTFVFTPPAGASEVGWDAFRGR
- a CDS encoding OmpA family protein yields the protein MNKPTLLKSLSLAAALAAVLAASSASAADGDKSKIKGLITSVQGDTIVVKDANNAEQTITLSPATTYKKTKGLTGVVHEKVQQGALMPGLPVTVDAVAAGSGFNATEVTFKSEDFRTAQQVEAGLAPTTARMNEFGKYEALATAEVLFDSGSAKINAAGKSSLDEFAAKAKETQDYQVVLQGFTDSTGNAEANQKLSMRRANAVASYLQQNAGLQPGRVRAGDGMGVATDAGTGSNAGARKVVVKLIVDKGVQAGK
- a CDS encoding DUF3300 domain-containing protein gives rise to the protein MRILMLRAAIAALLLATLDVAASPLQAPSTPSAASNTASSGTFTREELDQMMAPIALYPDALLAQILMASTYPGDVNDAVAWSKAHKDAKGEDAVKQVASQPWDPSVQSLVAFPQLLAVLGQDPKWVQRMGDAFLAQPDAVMESVQRLRRQADAAGNLKSNEQQKVTKEPAPAGSTAGAAAPQTIVIESAQPDVVYVPSYNPSVVYGAWAWPSYPPYYYPPPAYYYPGGALISFGIGMAVGGALWGDLDWGHSDIDIDVDRYNEFNRNTERNSNRNVNRDGTGRDQISRDGKWQHNAANRDGVPYRDSASREQFGRQLDGAGQRDAARGRDPARNAERDRARQSMEQRGFEAPAASNREAQQRAGQASRDFSSGNRGSGDFQRPGNTGMNNASTRQAARDQHAGSRGAGNSGAFAGASNPAMSRSDAGRGQRSMQQSQRPAASRGGGHQMSRPSRPPMRGGGGRRR
- a CDS encoding DUF2975 domain-containing protein, translated to MSMGLARHARVLRIAALAAGAFYVMATFAAMLSLHGWGGRFVAATLEAGDMPTTWAACTAIAIALLIGAAMFELARMLGRVGRERMFSADATRHFRRFALCFLLATLARAAMPAVAMAAQSIPQGALRFRLDGGDLVTLLVAALFWLVARLFDEAARLEDDSRSIV